The Aspergillus flavus chromosome 2, complete sequence region CCCAGATGTCATCTGGGCTGAAGCAACACGCTGTGAGCCTGGCAGGCATGAGTTTATTTTCAACGAATATTCTAACATCCCACTCATACCCTATGTCACGCACGGCTTGCCGTCCAAGACCGGAATGAATGGGAAAGTTGTCAAATGCTGCATGTTGCCCAATGAATTTACAGAAAAAACGCTGCAATGGAAAGAAGGATCTTTTCAGGGTGCCTACCCGGAGGATGTTAAGAAAAAGGTGCTTGATAACTGGACAGCGTATGGATTCCAGCCTCTCTAGGTGACATAGTGCTACTATTTCCCTTGTTAGTCAAATTTCTCGTCTGTCGTAATAGCAAGTGTCAGGGACATACCATCATATCGACATTTCGCTCAAACTCCAATCCATAACATCCCATTTGGAAAATCAAAAAGTGCACATTGTATcgtagaaaagaaatgaaatatatatatcatagCAAATCACCGCCAAGCACCTATACCAGGGAATCCACCGCGCCCTACGCTAGAACTTGCCGCTTGgatagccttcttcttccctaGAGAGCCCTCTTGACTCCGCACACCAGAAACAATCTTATCGATATTCGTTTCGACGACAACACCACCGACAATCATCTCACTCAGCACCGCATGCATCGTTTCATAACCGAAAATGAGATCCAGCTCGCATACATTCTCGAATATACGGTCCAGTGCCTCGACAAAGACTTGAATCAGATCAATAAGTGCGAGTGGGGACTCGGTAGATGTTGAGATCataatgaaagaaagagtggCATATGTCCGGTAGGTCACTTGTGTCGGGGCATCGGATGGGCCCTCTGCGCCGGAGCTAGCACCCCGAGAAAGCAACGGAGGCAGAGGCAGGAAGTTGCAAGCGCTTGGTGGGCGCTGAGCGACCAGATCATAGATCTGTTGTATAAGCGATTGCTTTGTTTGCGTGTCCTATGTTCAGAGTTGTCTTGTATTAGCTAGTTTGCCTAGTAAAGGATGTGGATGATCAACCGACTTACGATCTGGGTGTAGAACTTGCTCAGTCGCGGCTGCCCATTATTATTGAAGACGAGTACCGCGTTGATCATTTTGCCGTTCTATAAAATAGTGTATCCGTATTCAACTGtacagaaaaataaagagaataTTGAAATCCGAAAGCGACCGAAAAATGAAGTTGTGATAGCAGTTGAAGCTATTGTAAGCTCTCTTATCGGCCTGAATCCGCGGGGCGGCATGTCGGCAAAAATACCCTTCCGAGAACTCCGCAGTGCTCGGAAGACTTTCTTATCTTGGATTTTATCTGGAGAAGCTCTCGGGCTGCAAACATAATGCTGTCGTTTCTTTACTGATCTATATCTTGACACTCCACTTATCGCTCTCACACGAAACCAGAACGAAATCACCATGAAGCACACAATATACAGATGTACAGCTTGTTCGCGTCAACGACTACCCTTCCCTCTCCGACGAGCACTCTCAACCGCCATCACTCCGAATACTCCCTCGAACCCGAACAAAGTTCCCCTCCACGACTTGACTCCTGCAGATATCTCCTACTACTGGGATACTCAAGTACCAAATGAAACTGATTTGACCTACGCCGACAAATTCTTCGCACCCTCTCGCCACTCCCCGATCAAAATATGGTCCGCTAGCAAATTCCGCACCACTCCTATGTCATCAGTAGAGCCTGAAGTTGCCTTCCTTGGTCGCTCGAATGTCGGAAAGAGCTCTTTGTTGAACGCAATCATGGGCAAGGAGATATGCTGGACTTCTTCAAAACcgggaagaacaagagagaTGAATGCGTTCGGAATTGGAGGTACGAAAGGCGGCGAGTCGAAGATTGTTCTGCTTGATATGCCGGGGTATGGAAAGGCGAGTAGGACGGAATGGGGTATTGAGATTATGAAGTATCTTCAGGGAAGGAAACAGTGAGTGCACACCCTATTGTACTCGGGATCCTCGACCCATTCAAGCTGACTCGCAAACGCATGCTCCCAGACTCCGACGGGCTTTTCTCCTTATAGATAGCTTACATGGTCTCAAGAAGACAGATGAGGATATCCTCATGCTTTTCCGGAAATATGCCATTCCGCACCAGGTCATCATGTCGAAGGTGGATAAGATTctggccaagaagaagagtcaAGTGAAGAGCGGAGCATCAGCGGCAAAAGTCGCTACATTACAGACCTTATTGCAGAGTTATAGACCAATTCTTCAACCTGATGGTCGGTTGGAAGGGCCTGGTGCCCTAGGTGAGATCCTGACATGCAGTGCAGAGACGCCTATCAGCCCCGGCAAGTCGTTAGGAATTAGCGCAATCCGCTGGGCTATCTTGTCGGCTGCTGGATTCGATGGGAATATGAAAGCGCACCCCGTACCCACCGGGTCGCAGGTTACTAACATCTCTCCCGCCGCATCTTAAAATGCAATTCAAAGAACAACTGTTCTTGGAAAGGAGTCAGTTGGACCGCGGAGCTGACTTGggtataatatctaattacAGGTGAATCACATAGCGGGGCATTTGTCAGGCCTTGCAAGCAGTGCTTACTCCTTAGTAACAACTTTGGGGGTTGTTAACATTAGGTTCCGGTCCGTCAACATCGCAATTTACGGCGGGTTCCTCCCAGCTAAACTTTCGCACGGAAGTTATGTGTCTTGTGAAGCCACCATTGAATATAGAATATGCCCGCATTTTCAGCCTAGATGGCTCTATTGATTCGACATGGTTGTCGAATAACCATTTGTCCTGGAGAATATGAGATGGGTCGGATCTCTTGACGATGAGGGATTGGTCCTTCGAAAGCTAGAGGCATAAGTACTTATGCTTATTCCGCTGCATGATTACACTGCTTCTATTGATGAGGCAGACTGTCTTTTTGTCGGTGTAGACTTGACATCCAGACTGCTAGCATTTAGAGCTATTCCATAATAGTGTCACGATGTTCCCATTTCGTTACGAGTGGGACTCGATAGAGAAAATTGTCAATAGTATGTATTCTATAAGAACCCATTATTAGGGCATGCAGGAAAATCTGCTACATAACAGCTTCGGAGAAGCTGATGATGCACTTGTCTCTGGTGATCAAACTTAGAGATATGCATGTGAAATATAGCAGTGGCACGAAACATGCGTAAAGGGGAGGAGGTCATAGTAGGATATAATGTAGTAAATGGGTAAGAGTCTGATAAATAATCATTTTGGATACCAAAACGCCTGTTCATCATAACAGCATGTCAAAAGTATGCCAACCGCGCTATGCAAAGTGTAATAAAGAGAACAACTCCTTGAGATTGGGTATCATTAATGTTTCATGCCTCAAAgtccagaaaagaaaggaaaacaccGTAGGACGCAGGGCCATGTGTGGCATACAGGGCCCTACCAAGCGGTGAAACGAGAGCGAGCTCCGGCCGCTGCGATAGTATCAGGCATCAGACAGATCATAGTCTTCG contains the following coding sequences:
- a CDS encoding clathrin adaptor complex, small subunit (AP-3 adaptor complex subunit sigma, putative) → MINAVLVFNNNGQPRLSKFYTQIDTQTKQSLIQQIYDLVAQRPPSACNFLPLPPLLSRGASSGAEGPSDAPTQVTYRTYATLSFIMISTSTESPLALIDLIQVFVEALDRIFENVCELDLIFGYETMHAVLSEMIVGGVVVETNIDKIVSGVRSQEGSLGKKKAIQAASSSVGRGGFPGIGAWR
- a CDS encoding putative GTP binding protein (GTP-binding protein) — encoded protein: MKHTIYRCTACSRQRLPFPLRRALSTAITPNTPSNPNKVPLHDLTPADISYYWDTQVPNETDLTYADKFFAPSRHSPIKIWSASKFRTTPMSSVEPEVAFLGRSNVGKSSLLNAIMGKEICWTSSKPGRTREMNAFGIGGTKGGESKIVLLDMPGYGKASRTEWGIEIMKYLQGRKQLRRAFLLIDSLHGLKKTDEDILMLFRKYAIPHQVIMSKVDKILAKKKSQVKSGASAAKVATLQTLLQSYRPILQPDGRLEGPGALGEILTCSAETPISPGKSLGISAIRWAILSAAGFDGNMKAHPVPTGSQVTNISPAAS